One genomic window of Methanosarcina acetivorans C2A includes the following:
- a CDS encoding DUF128 domain-containing protein has protein sequence MQKNGYRIQFTSSRIRDLMYMTTFNPKKMDGDVILNLSVIEKKDLDDVLGIFKMVISSGLSVTPYVKVISEGESIGNLTVGKGKVGIGTVCSITIDGVLLKAGIPVHPKLGGVVQIRNGIPIRFTDVLTYVSTTVDPLEVLMSQGITSVSEMLRTGSGKVLANLREAPMVARDAIESTLSDLLDAGFSGILEVGEPNTRVLDIPIERDHLGIVVIGGTNPMAVVQEYGIPIDTSAMSRLIPFKEMSRIEDLV, from the coding sequence ATGCAAAAAAATGGATACCGTATTCAGTTTACATCATCCAGAATCAGAGATCTCATGTACATGACTACATTTAATCCTAAAAAGATGGATGGCGACGTCATACTTAATCTCTCAGTTATCGAGAAAAAAGACCTGGACGATGTGCTCGGGATCTTCAAGATGGTAATCTCAAGCGGGCTTTCGGTAACTCCTTACGTAAAAGTAATTTCCGAAGGGGAGTCAATTGGAAACCTGACCGTTGGAAAAGGAAAAGTAGGGATCGGGACTGTTTGCAGTATAACTATTGATGGCGTACTGTTAAAGGCAGGAATTCCTGTGCATCCGAAACTCGGGGGAGTTGTCCAGATCCGAAATGGCATTCCTATACGTTTTACCGATGTGCTGACATATGTGAGTACAACCGTAGATCCCCTGGAAGTCCTGATGTCGCAAGGAATTACGTCTGTGTCTGAAATGCTCAGGACAGGTTCGGGCAAGGTTCTTGCAAACCTGAGAGAAGCTCCCATGGTTGCAAGAGACGCAATCGAAAGCACCCTTTCTGACCTTCTGGACGCAGGCTTCAGCGGAATTTTAGAAGTAGGAGAACCAAACACAAGGGTTCTGGATATCCCGATTGAGAGAGATCACCTTGGAATAGTTGTCATCGGAGGGACAAATCCGATGGCTGTCGTGCAGGAGTATGGAATTCCCATCGACACAAGTGCAATGTCAAGGCTAATTCCTTTCAAGGAAATGAGCCGGATTGAAGATCTGGTCTGA
- a CDS encoding tyrosine--tRNA ligase, with the protein MDRLELIRRNVQEIVTEEELEGLLKNKEAPRAYVGYEPSGKIHMGHVLTVNKLIDLQKAGFKITVLLADVHAYLNKKGTLEEVRKIADYNRRCFIALGLDEEQTDFVYGSDFQLGAEYMLNVLKLSRAVTLNRAKRSMDEVGRAMDDPTVSQMVYPLMQAIDIALLEVDVAVGGIDQRKIHMLARENLKSLGFETPICIHTPILLGLDGTKMASSKDNFISIDDTGEDIYRKFKKAFCKIGDVEENPILALFRYHIFPRYETVVIERPEKFGGDITYHSYAEMESNFIEEKVHPMDLKNAAAKYINEILDPVRKVLL; encoded by the coding sequence ATGGACAGACTTGAGCTTATCAGAAGAAATGTTCAGGAAATTGTAACCGAAGAAGAACTTGAAGGACTGCTTAAAAATAAAGAAGCTCCCCGTGCTTACGTAGGCTACGAGCCAAGCGGAAAAATCCACATGGGACACGTCCTTACCGTAAACAAGTTAATAGATTTGCAAAAAGCAGGGTTCAAGATCACTGTCCTGCTAGCGGATGTACACGCTTATCTGAACAAGAAAGGCACGCTGGAAGAGGTCCGGAAGATTGCAGACTACAACAGGCGCTGCTTTATCGCTCTCGGGCTTGACGAAGAACAGACCGATTTCGTATACGGTTCGGACTTCCAGCTGGGAGCCGAATACATGTTAAACGTGCTCAAACTTTCAAGAGCAGTCACCCTCAACAGGGCAAAGAGAAGCATGGACGAAGTAGGACGCGCAATGGACGACCCCACCGTTTCCCAGATGGTTTATCCCCTGATGCAGGCTATTGACATTGCCCTGCTTGAGGTGGACGTGGCAGTGGGTGGGATTGACCAGAGGAAAATCCACATGCTTGCCCGTGAAAACTTAAAGAGCCTCGGGTTTGAAACCCCGATCTGTATTCACACTCCTATCCTCCTGGGGCTTGACGGAACAAAGATGGCTTCTTCAAAGGATAATTTCATTTCGATAGACGATACGGGAGAAGATATCTACAGGAAGTTTAAGAAAGCTTTCTGCAAGATAGGAGACGTAGAAGAAAACCCGATCCTTGCTCTTTTCCGCTACCACATCTTCCCAAGGTACGAGACAGTTGTCATTGAAAGGCCGGAAAAATTCGGGGGAGACATCACATACCACAGCTATGCTGAGATGGAGAGCAACTTTATAGAAGAAAAAGTCCACCCAATGGACCTTAAAAACGCAGCTGCAAAATATATAAATGAGATTCTGGATCCTGTCCGAAAAGTTCTTCTATGA
- a CDS encoding ribonuclease H-like domain-containing protein: MLKNTYIHIPGVGKALEQKIWASGINSWDEFLEMEDRISIPPSRKTRICEEIKTSCRHLAEKDCFFFSQRLPSAEHWRTYSLFSDSVAFFDIETTGLSPARDRITVVGIYDGNESKMYVRGINLDDIVEEFSKYRLLVSFNGARFDIPFIKSEFPELEFKQLHIDLMYPLRRIGYGGGLKNIEKVLGIRRSEDTDGMDGFDAVRLWRQYEKGDKGALDLLLKYNREDIVNLKTIIELTYPKMVEKALKT; encoded by the coding sequence ATGCTGAAGAACACATATATTCACATTCCGGGCGTAGGCAAGGCTCTTGAACAGAAAATCTGGGCTTCGGGAATAAATAGCTGGGACGAGTTTCTGGAAATGGAGGATCGGATCTCTATTCCTCCCTCAAGGAAAACCAGAATCTGTGAGGAAATAAAGACCTCTTGCAGGCATCTGGCTGAAAAAGATTGTTTCTTTTTTTCACAGCGCCTGCCGTCTGCAGAACACTGGAGGACGTATTCTCTGTTTTCCGACTCTGTTGCTTTCTTTGACATCGAAACCACAGGGCTTTCTCCTGCCAGGGACAGGATAACCGTTGTTGGGATCTATGACGGAAATGAGTCCAAAATGTATGTGCGGGGAATCAACCTCGATGACATAGTGGAGGAATTTTCAAAATACAGGCTCCTTGTATCCTTTAACGGGGCTCGCTTTGATATTCCTTTCATAAAATCCGAATTTCCCGAACTGGAGTTCAAGCAGCTCCATATCGACCTGATGTATCCTCTCCGGCGTATCGGGTATGGCGGGGGTCTCAAAAATATCGAGAAGGTGCTTGGAATCCGCAGAAGCGAGGATACGGATGGGATGGACGGATTTGATGCGGTCAGGCTCTGGAGGCAGTACGAGAAGGGGGATAAGGGAGCTCTGGACCTTCTGCTTAAATATAACCGGGAGGATATAGTCAACCTGAAAACCATTATCGAACTTACTTATCCTAAAATGGTTGAAAAGGCTCTGAAGACGTGA
- a CDS encoding tRNA(His) guanylyltransferase Thg1 family protein — MKTREIYAEMRCIPPVVLRADGRNFKNTLSGLGFEKPYDKTFARAMADTAELFIKKSGLSPLFAYTFSDEISFLFTDLPFDGRVEKIDSVVASFLGSALTIKLRLEEPIAFDSRLVALQKEEIPEYFHRRQLEAWRNFVAS; from the coding sequence ATGAAAACCCGGGAAATATATGCTGAAATGCGCTGTATCCCGCCAGTGGTCTTGCGCGCTGACGGCAGGAATTTCAAAAATACACTTTCAGGCCTGGGCTTTGAGAAACCCTATGACAAAACCTTCGCCAGAGCGATGGCGGACACTGCCGAACTCTTCATAAAAAAAAGCGGTTTAAGCCCTCTTTTTGCCTATACTTTTTCAGATGAAATCAGCTTTCTGTTCACAGACCTCCCTTTTGACGGCAGAGTGGAAAAAATCGACTCTGTTGTAGCGAGCTTTCTGGGAAGTGCTCTTACGATAAAACTGCGGCTTGAAGAACCCATAGCTTTTGATTCCAGACTTGTGGCTCTTCAAAAAGAAGAAATCCCGGAGTATTTTCACCGGAGGCAGCTTGAAGCCTGGCGTAACTTTGTAGCTTCCTAG
- a CDS encoding glucose-6-phosphate isomerase family protein — MAVTLKFGDKVTVADVRKLQDMEDVVFDREWFEKTYERNQDMYYMFRDLSKSDADHEVIESHHLRYDITRIPPGKLGSEYVKTVGHYHPPVPGTDVSYPEIYQVLDGSATYLLQKVEPGEEDIVLDVAIIKAEKGDLVLIPPGYGHVTINASEKTLEMANWVCRDFSSVYEPIKRLSGAAYFLLKDGFAKNPLYRDIPPIRYLKPLGFDEIGLAFGENMYDLVHKVEKLGFLSAPQDYMGFLAGVL; from the coding sequence ATGGCAGTAACACTGAAGTTCGGGGATAAAGTCACTGTTGCGGATGTAAGAAAGCTCCAGGACATGGAAGATGTTGTGTTTGACAGGGAATGGTTCGAAAAGACCTATGAGAGAAATCAGGACATGTACTATATGTTCAGGGACCTCTCCAAAAGTGATGCCGATCATGAGGTAATTGAATCCCATCATCTCAGATATGATATTACAAGAATCCCTCCCGGGAAGCTCGGGTCGGAATACGTTAAAACCGTAGGTCATTACCATCCGCCGGTTCCCGGCACGGATGTCTCCTATCCTGAGATTTATCAGGTACTTGACGGTTCTGCTACCTATTTGCTGCAGAAAGTGGAGCCTGGAGAAGAGGACATTGTTCTGGATGTGGCAATTATCAAGGCAGAAAAAGGAGACCTTGTACTTATCCCACCAGGGTACGGGCATGTCACAATAAACGCTTCTGAAAAGACTCTTGAAATGGCAAACTGGGTTTGTCGTGATTTTTCATCGGTTTACGAGCCTATAAAAAGGCTTTCGGGGGCTGCATATTTCCTTCTTAAAGATGGCTTTGCCAAAAACCCCCTTTACAGGGATATCCCGCCTATTCGTTATCTAAAGCCTCTGGGTTTTGATGAAATAGGGCTTGCTTTCGGGGAAAACATGTACGATCTTGTGCATAAAGTTGAGAAATTAGGGTTCTTATCGGCTCCACAGGACTATATGGGCTTCCTGGCGGGAGTTCTGTGA
- a CDS encoding PRC-barrel domain-containing protein, translating into MRAELTSLFGLNIYTNNGVYVGKLQDLVIDVEEQKVTGLAVSDINRELFDISSRGIIIPYRWVITAADIIIIRDVIQRYKKRKED; encoded by the coding sequence ATGCGCGCAGAACTCACATCACTCTTTGGCCTAAACATATACACAAACAACGGTGTTTATGTAGGAAAGTTGCAGGACCTTGTAATTGATGTAGAGGAACAGAAAGTTACCGGGCTTGCTGTTTCGGACATTAACAGGGAACTTTTCGACATCAGCAGCAGAGGTATTATCATTCCCTACCGCTGGGTTATAACAGCAGCAGACATTATTATAATCAGAGACGTAATCCAGAGATACAAAAAGAGGAAAGAAGACTGA
- a CDS encoding DHHA1 domain-containing protein yields MTETMEAFRKEADRCAEEIRKHRSVHIVSHIDADGLTSAGIICTALERGNFEYTTRFVKQLDEKALDTIADENHEFVVFTDLGSGMCEQIKARGISAVVSDHHQPQGTLDLHLNPHLFGANGSYELSGSGTTYLLASALGKNRDLSSLAIVGAVGDMQHLKMGQLVGINRLILEEGVQGGHLEFKKDLTLFGKQTRPIYKLLQYSSDPYLPGLTGNEEACIEFLHALNIRYSQDERWRRWIDLEVSEKQKIVSGLFQYCLKSGIPSYRIERLIGEVYVLLNEREGTEMRDASEFSTLLNATARYDHADIGLAVCMGDRENAYEDAKKLLAEHRQNLVNGLMYVKENGVTQLENMQYFDAGSQIKETIVGIIAGMSSTIVENRNLPIIAFANTEGGIKVSARGTQDLIRRGVNLSEAMSTVSAEVGGAGGGHDIAAGATIPVNMKEEFARKLDHFIGEQLRRKTGTG; encoded by the coding sequence ATGACTGAAACTATGGAAGCATTTAGAAAAGAAGCGGACAGGTGTGCCGAAGAGATAAGAAAACACAGGTCAGTGCATATAGTATCTCATATTGATGCGGACGGGCTGACTTCAGCAGGGATTATCTGCACAGCTCTTGAACGGGGAAATTTCGAATATACAACGCGTTTTGTAAAGCAGCTCGATGAAAAAGCCCTTGACACTATTGCAGATGAAAACCACGAATTTGTAGTTTTTACGGACCTCGGAAGCGGGATGTGCGAACAGATAAAAGCCCGCGGGATCAGTGCTGTTGTTTCAGACCACCATCAGCCTCAGGGCACTCTGGATCTCCACCTTAACCCACACCTCTTCGGGGCAAACGGGTCTTACGAACTGAGCGGCTCGGGGACCACCTACCTTCTGGCTTCAGCCCTCGGAAAGAACAGAGACCTTTCCTCACTTGCCATAGTAGGGGCTGTAGGGGATATGCAGCACCTGAAAATGGGGCAGCTTGTAGGGATTAACAGGCTAATTCTGGAGGAAGGGGTGCAAGGGGGGCACCTTGAGTTCAAAAAAGACCTGACCCTGTTCGGAAAGCAGACCCGCCCAATCTACAAACTTTTGCAGTACTCTTCTGATCCTTACCTTCCCGGACTTACCGGAAACGAAGAAGCCTGTATAGAATTTCTTCATGCCCTGAATATCCGCTACAGCCAGGACGAGCGCTGGAGACGCTGGATAGACCTGGAGGTTTCGGAAAAGCAGAAAATTGTCTCAGGGCTCTTCCAGTATTGCCTCAAATCAGGGATCCCGTCATACAGGATCGAGCGCCTGATAGGTGAGGTGTATGTCCTTCTCAATGAGAGGGAAGGAACGGAAATGAGAGATGCCTCAGAGTTTTCCACACTCCTCAATGCTACTGCCCGGTACGACCATGCTGACATCGGGCTTGCAGTCTGCATGGGAGACAGAGAAAACGCCTACGAAGACGCCAAGAAACTGCTTGCCGAACACAGGCAGAACCTCGTTAACGGGCTTATGTACGTTAAAGAAAATGGAGTTACACAGCTCGAGAACATGCAGTACTTCGATGCGGGCTCGCAGATAAAAGAAACTATTGTAGGAATAATTGCAGGCATGAGCTCCACAATAGTCGAAAACCGAAATCTTCCGATTATCGCTTTTGCAAACACAGAGGGAGGGATAAAGGTCTCGGCAAGAGGGACGCAGGACCTGATTCGCAGAGGAGTAAACCTGTCTGAAGCAATGTCAACGGTCTCGGCCGAAGTAGGGGGAGCAGGCGGCGGACATGATATCGCCGCAGGGGCAACTATACCTGTAAACATGAAGGAAGAGTTTGCCCGAAAACTTGACCATTTCATAGGAGAACAGCTTCGACGGAAAACAGGTACAGGATGA
- the mdh gene encoding malate dehydrogenase, producing MAKISVIGAGNVGATTVQRLAELEPGEIVMTDIVEGLPQGKALDLMQAGAINGYDTQVTGTNDYADITDSDLVIITAGIARKPGMTREDLMKTNSKIIGEVSRNIAEYAPNSIVINVTNPLDVITYVAMKTTGFETKKVFGMSGVLDAGRFASFIAEELNCSKKDIEAMVIGGHGDLMVPLPQYTTVSGIPLPELLPEETIARLVERTVNGGAEIVGLLKQGSAFYAPSAAIVSVAEAVLKDSKRILPTSAYLEGQYGQEGIYFGVLAKLGANGVEEVLELKLEENQYEILRKSSETIKRGISKLGI from the coding sequence ATGGCTAAAATCTCTGTAATTGGTGCAGGAAATGTAGGTGCGACCACAGTTCAGCGGCTGGCCGAACTGGAACCTGGCGAAATTGTCATGACAGATATTGTGGAAGGGTTACCGCAGGGAAAAGCCCTTGACCTCATGCAGGCAGGGGCAATAAATGGTTATGATACGCAGGTAACGGGTACTAACGATTATGCAGACATTACAGATTCTGACCTGGTGATCATTACAGCCGGAATTGCCAGAAAACCCGGAATGACCAGGGAAGATCTGATGAAAACCAATTCAAAAATAATAGGGGAGGTCTCCCGAAACATTGCAGAGTATGCTCCGAACTCTATTGTTATAAATGTCACAAACCCGCTTGATGTTATAACTTATGTGGCTATGAAAACAACAGGCTTTGAGACAAAAAAAGTCTTCGGAATGAGTGGAGTGCTTGATGCAGGGCGTTTTGCAAGCTTTATAGCAGAAGAACTGAATTGTTCGAAAAAAGACATCGAGGCAATGGTAATAGGAGGGCACGGAGACCTTATGGTCCCCCTCCCCCAGTATACCACCGTATCGGGAATTCCGCTTCCGGAACTGCTCCCGGAGGAGACAATTGCCAGGCTTGTAGAAAGGACGGTGAACGGAGGAGCCGAAATAGTAGGGCTTCTCAAACAGGGGAGTGCTTTTTATGCCCCGTCTGCGGCCATTGTGAGCGTTGCAGAAGCCGTGCTTAAGGATTCAAAGCGCATCCTTCCGACGTCTGCATATCTTGAAGGGCAGTACGGGCAAGAAGGAATTTATTTCGGAGTGCTGGCGAAACTGGGAGCAAACGGGGTAGAAGAAGTCCTCGAGCTCAAACTTGAGGAAAACCAGTACGAGATCCTCAGGAAGTCTTCAGAAACGATCAAAAGGGGAATCTCAAAACTGGGAATATGA
- a CDS encoding tRNA uridine(34) 5-carboxymethylaminomethyl modification radical SAM/GNAT enzyme Elp3, whose translation MKETDYNRACRNILEKVLAGEIKDEDQLNKVKKDVSKLYHLASLPRNGDIIMQGTPEEQAVIKEFLRRKPVRTISGVAVIAVMTSPAPCPHGVCLPCPGGPNSAFKSPQSYMGREPAAMRAIQHEFDPYAQVQSRLSQLKEIGHDVEKVELIVMGGTFSARSLDYQEWFSKRCLEAMNDFTGTEWRENVRQIGKASPYIPLEEVQKANEVADIRNVGITFETRPDWAAEEHVDEFLRLGGTKVELGVQSVYDFILTRMQRGHGVAEIVRANRVLRDSAFKVGFHMMPHLPGANSELDLRGFKKLFEDPRFRPDYLKIYPTLVTEGTALYRMWEAGEYQALSDEEAAELVADIKSVLPKWVRLQRIQRDIPAHQIFAGVRKSNLRQLAEEKLREKGGKCRCIRCREVGHNSLKGRRINEKDIELTMESYEACNGTEHFIAFEDLSADVLIGFTRLRFPAAPHRQELQDSALIRELHVYGSMVPVGKGAKQKEWQHRGYGKELIEHAEKIASEAGYGKLAIISGIGAREYYRKLGYNLDGLYMAKTLKG comes from the coding sequence ATGAAGGAAACTGATTATAACAGGGCCTGCAGGAATATCCTTGAAAAGGTACTTGCCGGGGAAATAAAAGACGAAGACCAGTTGAACAAAGTAAAAAAAGACGTAAGTAAACTATATCATCTTGCCAGCCTGCCCAGGAACGGAGATATAATTATGCAGGGTACACCCGAAGAGCAGGCAGTAATAAAGGAGTTCCTCAGGCGAAAACCCGTAAGAACAATTTCCGGAGTTGCGGTAATTGCCGTAATGACCTCCCCTGCCCCATGCCCCCACGGAGTGTGCCTGCCCTGCCCCGGTGGCCCCAATTCGGCTTTTAAATCTCCTCAGAGCTACATGGGAAGAGAACCTGCAGCTATGAGGGCAATTCAACACGAGTTTGACCCTTACGCCCAGGTTCAGTCCAGGCTCTCCCAGCTAAAGGAGATAGGCCATGATGTGGAGAAGGTAGAGCTGATAGTCATGGGAGGCACATTCTCAGCCCGCAGCCTCGATTATCAGGAATGGTTCAGCAAACGCTGCCTTGAGGCGATGAACGACTTCACAGGCACCGAATGGAGGGAAAATGTCCGGCAGATCGGAAAAGCTTCCCCTTACATCCCGCTTGAAGAGGTCCAGAAAGCTAACGAAGTAGCCGATATCCGGAACGTGGGCATAACATTCGAAACCCGTCCCGACTGGGCAGCAGAAGAACATGTGGACGAGTTCCTCAGGCTTGGGGGGACAAAGGTTGAACTTGGAGTCCAGAGTGTCTATGATTTTATTCTGACGCGGATGCAGCGAGGACACGGAGTTGCAGAAATCGTCAGAGCTAACAGGGTTTTAAGAGACAGCGCCTTCAAGGTAGGCTTCCACATGATGCCCCACCTCCCGGGAGCGAATTCCGAACTCGATCTAAGGGGGTTTAAAAAACTCTTTGAAGATCCTCGCTTCAGGCCGGATTACCTCAAGATTTATCCGACCCTAGTGACCGAAGGCACAGCGCTGTACAGGATGTGGGAAGCCGGAGAATATCAGGCCCTTTCCGATGAAGAGGCAGCAGAACTTGTTGCCGACATAAAATCCGTCCTGCCCAAATGGGTAAGACTCCAGCGCATCCAGCGGGACATTCCCGCCCACCAGATCTTTGCAGGCGTCAGAAAGAGTAACCTCAGGCAGCTTGCAGAGGAAAAACTCCGGGAAAAAGGAGGTAAATGCCGTTGTATACGCTGCAGGGAAGTAGGGCATAACAGCCTGAAAGGAAGAAGGATAAACGAAAAAGATATCGAGCTTACTATGGAAAGCTACGAAGCCTGTAACGGCACAGAACATTTCATCGCTTTTGAAGACCTTTCAGCAGACGTCCTAATAGGCTTTACCCGGCTGCGTTTCCCGGCTGCCCCCCACCGCCAGGAATTACAGGACTCCGCCCTTATAAGAGAACTGCATGTTTACGGCTCCATGGTCCCTGTGGGAAAAGGGGCAAAACAAAAGGAGTGGCAGCACCGGGGCTATGGGAAGGAACTTATTGAGCACGCGGAAAAAATCGCATCCGAGGCCGGCTATGGGAAACTTGCAATAATCAGTGGAATCGGGGCCAGAGAATATTACCGAAAACTCGGGTATAATCTCGACGGACTCTATATGGCAAAGACCCTTAAGGGCTGA
- a CDS encoding DUF1699 family protein — MKIRVVSSKEEIDTLKINEEIVHLAFRPSNKDIFKLILKCPEMKAIHIPSSYKRTISSSAQMYLSMQNIALLEGDVWGHRKDINEYSEVSQHVFDRIKELKEEGLSDEDTIERLVRETRLSPDFITFIISN, encoded by the coding sequence ATGAAAATTAGAGTTGTAAGCTCAAAAGAAGAAATTGACACTTTAAAAATCAATGAGGAAATTGTCCATCTCGCATTCAGACCATCCAACAAGGACATTTTCAAGCTCATTCTGAAGTGTCCAGAGATGAAAGCGATCCACATCCCGAGCTCATACAAAAGAACAATTTCCAGTTCTGCACAGATGTATCTTTCAATGCAGAACATTGCTTTACTTGAAGGCGATGTGTGGGGCCACAGAAAAGACATCAACGAATATTCCGAAGTTTCCCAGCATGTTTTTGACCGCATAAAGGAACTGAAGGAAGAAGGTCTTTCCGATGAAGATACAATAGAAAGACTTGTAAGGGAAACAAGGCTCAGCCCGGACTTTATAACCTTTATCATATCAAATTGA